In bacterium, a genomic segment contains:
- a CDS encoding adenylosuccinate synthase: MPNTLLIGAQWGDEGKGKIVDFLSLDADVVVRYQGGSNAGHTIEIGAERYVLHLVPSGILYPDKTCVIGNGLVIDPTALVHEIQELEKRGIKTAGRLHVSDRAHAVIPYHKALDAARENRLAAGSKIGTTQRGIGPAYSDKATRSGIRMGDLLDKNLEVRLTERLAEKNEQLAALGAPTLDIQKVLTEVRAAATFLAPYITDTVKLLNEAYKAKKEILFEGAQGTMLDIDFGTYPFVTSSNPTSGGACVGTGLPPRAVERVLGVIKAYTTRVGEGPFPTELLDDVGEGLRKRGREFGATTGRPRRCGWFDAVVARYSAMVNGVDYWAITKLDVLDEMETIKICVAYECDGQRYETVPACISTLERCKPVYKEFPGWLAPTSGIKSYDELPVKAKEYVQALCDISGVPMGVLSVSPKRHSTFRVAI, encoded by the coding sequence ATGCCGAATACATTGTTGATTGGAGCCCAGTGGGGTGACGAGGGAAAAGGGAAGATTGTCGATTTTTTAAGTCTGGATGCCGATGTGGTCGTCCGCTATCAGGGCGGCAGCAATGCGGGGCATACCATTGAGATCGGTGCCGAACGGTATGTTCTGCACCTGGTCCCCTCGGGAATCCTCTATCCTGATAAAACCTGCGTCATCGGCAACGGGCTCGTCATTGACCCCACCGCCCTGGTCCACGAGATCCAGGAACTTGAGAAGCGTGGCATCAAGACCGCCGGCCGGCTGCATGTCAGTGACCGGGCCCACGCGGTGATTCCCTACCACAAGGCACTGGATGCCGCCCGTGAGAACCGGCTCGCCGCCGGCTCCAAGATCGGCACCACCCAGCGCGGGATCGGCCCGGCTTATTCCGACAAGGCGACGCGTTCGGGCATCCGGATGGGCGACCTGCTGGACAAGAACCTGGAAGTCCGGCTCACCGAGCGGCTGGCTGAGAAAAACGAGCAACTGGCCGCCTTGGGCGCCCCCACGCTCGATATCCAGAAGGTGTTGACCGAAGTACGGGCCGCCGCCACCTTCCTGGCCCCTTATATCACCGACACGGTCAAACTCCTGAATGAGGCCTATAAGGCGAAAAAGGAGATCCTCTTCGAAGGCGCGCAGGGCACGATGCTGGACATCGATTTCGGCACCTATCCGTTTGTGACCTCCTCCAACCCTACCAGTGGCGGCGCCTGCGTCGGCACCGGCCTGCCGCCGCGCGCGGTGGAACGGGTGTTGGGAGTGATCAAGGCCTACACCACCCGTGTGGGTGAAGGCCCCTTCCCCACGGAGTTGCTGGATGACGTTGGTGAAGGGCTCCGTAAGCGGGGTCGTGAATTCGGGGCCACCACCGGGCGTCCCCGCCGGTGCGGCTGGTTTGATGCCGTGGTCGCACGGTATTCCGCCATGGTCAATGGCGTGGATTACTGGGCCATTACCAAACTCGACGTCCTGGACGAGATGGAGACGATCAAGATCTGTGTGGCCTATGAATGCGATGGCCAGCGCTATGAGACCGTTCCCGCCTGCATCTCCACCCTCGAGCGCTGCAAGCCGGTCTACAAGGAATTCCCGGGCTGGCTGGCACCCACAAGCGGCATCAAATCGTACGATGAGCTTCCGGTCAAGGCCAAGGAATACGTCCAGGCGCTCTGTGATATCAGCGGCGTCCCCATGGGCGTCCTGTCGGTGAGTCCCAAACGGCATAGCACCTTCCGCGTCGCCATCTGA
- a CDS encoding phosphatidate cytidylyltransferase, whose translation MTFLRRIFSAILLLGSCGLLLFKLPSIAGVVILMALAVLALLEFYNIQKNSNIPAFRNIGIVAGLAILASAYVSLNVSVIIGAAAPEAWRELPGMVVTLIVFIIFVRQFPQKENPQPLPTIACTMLGLVYIPLMLMFMLHLCFRWTPTAWNAPFSPTARALILYLIVVVKASDVGAYLVGSTCGRHKMFPRISPGKTWEGLAGGFIAGIVASLTLFWLWHNPTPETSTAGFGRLSITFGHALFLGAFLAAIGVIGDLVESLLKRSAGLKDSGCVLPGMGGILDVLDSLLFAAPALYFYLRWFGNVT comes from the coding sequence ATGACATTCCTTCGCCGGATTTTCAGTGCGATCCTGCTCCTTGGTTCCTGCGGCCTGCTCCTGTTCAAGCTCCCCTCTATTGCGGGCGTGGTCATTCTCATGGCGCTGGCCGTGCTGGCGCTGCTTGAATTTTATAATATCCAAAAGAACAGTAACATCCCGGCCTTCAGAAACATCGGTATTGTGGCCGGGCTGGCGATCCTGGCCTCCGCCTATGTCAGCCTGAATGTCAGCGTGATCATCGGCGCCGCCGCGCCCGAGGCCTGGCGGGAATTACCGGGCATGGTGGTCACCCTGATTGTCTTCATCATTTTCGTCAGGCAATTTCCCCAGAAGGAAAATCCCCAACCGCTCCCGACCATTGCCTGCACCATGCTCGGCCTGGTGTATATCCCCCTCATGCTGATGTTCATGCTGCATCTGTGCTTCCGCTGGACGCCCACGGCCTGGAATGCCCCCTTCAGCCCCACCGCCCGGGCCCTGATCCTCTATCTCATCGTCGTGGTCAAAGCCTCCGATGTGGGGGCCTATCTCGTGGGCAGCACCTGCGGGCGCCACAAAATGTTCCCGCGCATCTCACCCGGAAAGACCTGGGAAGGGCTGGCCGGCGGATTCATCGCCGGCATCGTCGCCAGCCTGACTCTCTTCTGGCTATGGCACAATCCGACGCCGGAAACTTCGACGGCCGGCTTTGGTCGCCTGTCCATTACCTTCGGGCACGCTCTCTTCCTGGGCGCCTTCCTGGCGGCCATCGGGGTGATCGGGGATCTGGTGGAATCGCTGCTGAAGCGCTCCGCCGGGCTCAAGGATTCCGGATGTGTTTTACCCGGCATGGGCGGGATTCTGGATGTCCTCGACAGTCTGCTGTTCGCGGCCCCGGCGCTCTATTTCTATCTGCGCTGGTTTGGTAACGTCACCTGA
- a CDS encoding isoprenyl transferase translates to MSTASSPAPAEPGKTPTHVAIIMDGNGRWAQQRGLIRSKGHEKGTESVRVAIRACRKLGIRYLTLYAFSVENWNRPKPEIEALMNLLKKFLRNEVRELHENKVRLRAIGRLSDLPKSVRRELNEAMRVTEHYKDATLVLALSYGGRTEIAHAAQALARKVKAGELDPDAIDEAAIAANLYAPDIPDPDLMIRTSGEMRISNFLLWQLSYSELYITDTLWPDFREEHMVKAVEEYSRRHRRYGGLV, encoded by the coding sequence ATGTCAACTGCGTCATCACCAGCACCCGCCGAACCCGGGAAAACCCCGACGCACGTGGCCATCATCATGGATGGCAACGGGCGCTGGGCCCAGCAGCGTGGCCTGATCCGGTCGAAGGGGCATGAAAAAGGCACCGAATCGGTCCGCGTCGCCATCCGGGCCTGCCGGAAACTGGGCATCCGCTACCTCACGCTCTATGCGTTCAGCGTGGAGAACTGGAACCGACCCAAACCGGAAATTGAAGCCTTGATGAACCTGCTCAAGAAATTCCTCCGGAACGAGGTGCGCGAGCTGCACGAGAATAAAGTCCGGCTCCGTGCTATCGGACGGCTCAGCGACCTGCCCAAATCGGTCCGCCGCGAATTGAATGAGGCCATGCGCGTCACGGAACATTACAAGGACGCCACCCTGGTGTTGGCCCTGAGCTATGGGGGGCGTACGGAAATCGCGCACGCCGCCCAGGCGCTGGCCCGCAAGGTGAAAGCGGGCGAACTTGATCCCGACGCCATTGACGAAGCCGCCATTGCCGCGAACCTGTATGCCCCGGATATCCCGGATCCCGACCTGATGATCCGCACGAGCGGTGAAATGCGGATCAGCAATTTCCTGCTCTGGCAACTTTCCTATTCCGAACTCTATATCACGGACACCCTCTGGCCGGATTTCCGGGAAGAGCACATGGTCAAGGCAGTTGAAGAATATTCCCGGCGGCACCGTCGGTATGGGGGGCTGGTATGA